In the genome of Pirellulales bacterium, the window TTGCGTCGATTCAGAGCGTGCCGGAAGCCTCGACGCTGGTCATGGGCAGCGCTGGCATATTGTTGTTTCTCGGTTGGGGTGGAATTTCACGCCGCCGGCTTCGCCGCCGATGGCTCCAAATTCTGATTCTGCTGTCGGTGGCACATTCAGGTGTCCCTGGTACGGCGACAGCCAATAACACACTGTTCTTTGAAAACTTTGACGGATTGACACTCGGGCCAAACGTCGACGAAACGCTGTCCAGCACCCAGGCCTGGACCGGGACGCCGCCGCCAGGATGGCTTGTGGACGATAGCGGCGTGCCGTTCGTCGCCGACAACAGCCGCGGCGTCACCGAGTGGGAAGGCTGGAGTTTCGCGAATAAATCGTGGTGGGTGTCGGCAGCCGGTGATCAGCAACGCGGCGAGTTTACGCTTGGGCAGGGCGTCGTCGCGGTGGCCGACCCCGATGAATGGGACGACAAAGGCAATCCCATTAACGGCACACCATTTGTCGGATATTACAATGCGTTGTTCAAGTCGCCGGCTATTTCCTTGGCAGCAGCCGCGGCGAATACCGCTCAGCTTTCCTTCTCGTCCAGCTGGCGCGACGAATGCTGCGACGACGGACCCACGGACACGAACAATCAGACGGCAAGAATCCGTGTGTCTTACGACGGCGGGGCAAGCTTCAATGAAGTGCTTCGCTGGGAATCAAATCCATCCAGCGCGTACTACAAGAACGACGCCACGAATGAAACGGTCGCCGTCAATCTGAATAATCCGGCCGGGGCTGCGAGCATGATTCTGGAATTTGGCCTGCTCAATGCCGGCAACGACTGGTGGTGGGCCATCGATAACGTGCAGGTCTTCACCCCAACCGTGTTGGAAGTAAACAGCACAACAGGGAAAATGACCATCCTCGGCGCCACGCAGATTACCGGATACGAAGTTACGAGCGCCGCGAACTCACTGAACGCGACCGGCTGGAAAACGGGCAATCTGGATGCCCAAAATTACGGGGCAACCCCGCTGCTCAGCGCCGATTTTAACAACTCAAACTCCGTGGATGCGGCTGACTTTGTTCGTTGGAGAAATGCCGTCGGCACAAGTAACGGCGGCGATGCGAATGGCGACGGCATTGCCGACCAGCAAGATTATGCTCTCTGGCGGCAGCAATTCGGACAGGTCCTTGCGGACGGACAATCGTGGGAAACAGTTATCGCGTCGAACGGTCAACTCTTGGAATTCTTCCTGCTTGGGAATTCAACGTTTTCCACTCGTTCCATTGGCAGCGGCTACAACACCACGGTCGATGCCCGCGATCTCGTGTTCCAATACTCCACCGCGGGTAACCAGGAGCATACGGGAATCGTGCGTTATGTCGCCGGTGCCGGGTTGGGAACATCGGAGGTGCCCGAACCGTCCGCGTGCAGCTTGTTGATCGTAAGTCTTTTGATCGGCCGACCATATTCGCGGCGGGCAACGTCGTAAATCCGATGGCATTTACATCCAAGAAAACGGCTGTCGTCGGTGAGATGCGCTGGGCGGCGTGGCTCTCGTTGATTTGCCTGTTCACGTTGGGCTTGGCAGCGCGTGATCGCGCGGTTGCGGCCGAACCGTTGCTTAAAGCGCACGCTCACAACGATTATTGGCACGACCGCCCTCTGCTGGATGCCCTCGACCAGGGCTTCGCCAGCGTCGAGGCCGACGTCTTTCTGGTCAACGGCAAGCTGTTGGTCGGCCATGCGCGCGACGAGCTGAAAGCGGACAGTACCTTGGAGTCGCTCTATCTGACGCCGCTTGCACGCCGTGTTCAGGCGAATGGCAAAAGTGTGTTTCCACTAGCCACGCGGTTTTTTCTGCTCGTCGATATCAAAACCGATGCGGATCCGACCATTGCGGTCTTGAGTAAGATACTTCTGGGATACCGTTCCATGATGACTTACGTCGAGGATGGCGTTGTGCATCCCGGCGCGATCACCGTCGTCGTCAGTGGGAATCGTCCCAAAATTGATGCTGCCGATCGTGCTCCGCGATTCTTCGGAGTCGACGGTCGCTTGAGCGATTTGGATAGCCAGGCACCGGCACGCGTCATGCCGATGATCAGCGATAACTGGAGCAATCACTTCTCGTGGAAGGGCAGCGGCCCGATGCCTGGGGACGAGCGAACCAAGCTGCGCGAGATCGTGCGCAAGGTCCAG includes:
- a CDS encoding phosphatidylinositol-specific phospholipase C/glycerophosphodiester phosphodiesterase family protein — translated: MRWAAWLSLICLFTLGLAARDRAVAAEPLLKAHAHNDYWHDRPLLDALDQGFASVEADVFLVNGKLLVGHARDELKADSTLESLYLTPLARRVQANGKSVFPLATRFFLLVDIKTDADPTIAVLSKILLGYRSMMTYVEDGVVHPGAITVVVSGNRPKIDAADRAPRFFGVDGRLSDLDSQAPARVMPMISDNWSNHFSWKGSGPMPGDERTKLREIVRKVQAKGRVVRFWETPENEACWQELRAAEVDLIGTDQLERLATFLRTAE